Proteins from a single region of Chloroflexota bacterium:
- a CDS encoding deoxyuridine 5'-triphosphate nucleotidohydrolase: MRALLDADPPLVSPLTDPDHQIQPNGVDLTLESVWRIESGGALGPTNADRHVPERLPVEPDADGWYQLQPGAYIIRLGETVALPLDLMAFGRPRSSLLRCGAALHTAVWDAGYQGRSESLMMVYNRSGIRLARGARVLQLVFVRLESQTHAYAGVYQGENIPT, translated from the coding sequence ATCCGCGCGTTGCTCGACGCCGACCCGCCGCTGGTCTCGCCGCTCACCGACCCGGACCATCAGATTCAGCCGAACGGCGTCGATCTGACGCTCGAGAGCGTCTGGCGGATCGAGAGCGGCGGCGCGCTCGGGCCGACCAACGCCGACCGCCACGTGCCCGAACGCCTGCCCGTCGAGCCGGACGCCGACGGCTGGTATCAGCTTCAGCCGGGCGCCTACATCATCCGCCTGGGCGAGACCGTGGCGCTCCCGCTCGATCTGATGGCGTTCGGCCGCCCGCGGTCGTCGCTGCTGCGATGCGGGGCGGCACTGCACACCGCCGTCTGGGATGCTGGCTACCAGGGCCGGTCTGAATCGCTGATGATGGTCTACAACAGGTCGGGAATCCGGTTGGCGCGCGGCGCGCGGGTGCTCCAACTGGTGTTTGTGCGGCTCGAGAGTCAGACTCACGCGTACGCCGGCGTCTACCAGGGAGAGAACATCCCGACATGA
- a CDS encoding cupredoxin domain-containing protein, which yields MRFVRRLAFVPALVVAVGVAWAASTSVATAYTPSVTMLDNDAPTPNQGIDPGQNHWGYGPSELIVKKGEQVTFYNPPTNKRPHSVTSISLGTTPFENGLVAGAKFDSSPSRETLVTPGNSWVLDTATVDPGNYAYYCRIHPWMVAKLTVLPE from the coding sequence ATGCGCTTCGTTCGTCGCCTGGCCTTCGTTCCCGCGCTCGTGGTTGCAGTCGGCGTTGCCTGGGCTGCCAGCACCAGTGTTGCGACTGCGTACACGCCATCGGTCACCATGCTGGACAACGACGCGCCCACCCCGAACCAGGGCATCGACCCGGGACAGAATCACTGGGGCTACGGCCCGAGTGAGCTGATCGTCAAGAAGGGCGAGCAGGTTACCTTCTACAATCCGCCGACCAACAAGCGCCCGCACAGCGTGACCAGCATCTCGCTGGGAACGACTCCCTTCGAGAACGGGCTGGTCGCCGGCGCCAAGTTCGACTCGTCGCCGTCGCGCGAGACCCTCGTCACGCCTGGGAATAGCTGGGTCCTCGACACGGCCACGGTCGATCCAGGCAACTACGCCTACTACTGCCGGATCCACCCGTGGATGGTCGCGAAGCTCACCGTTCTGCCCGAATAG
- a CDS encoding phage holin family protein produces MAQQLPPTDRQSTTQLFRRIVNGVNGLVDRHVQLVKQELKEELLVAVGAAKTLIIGAAIGIVGALILLNVVVMILVLGLNELGGMFIPIIGPWLGWIVAFILLGVVFFITYKLVMRGIEEFKISPVERTRKTVQEDIEWAQQLLTRNGK; encoded by the coding sequence GTGGCGCAACAGCTCCCGCCAACCGACCGTCAATCCACCACGCAGCTGTTCCGGCGCATCGTGAACGGCGTCAACGGACTTGTCGACCGGCACGTTCAGCTCGTCAAGCAAGAGCTGAAGGAGGAGTTGCTTGTCGCCGTCGGCGCGGCCAAGACGCTCATTATTGGCGCGGCCATCGGGATCGTCGGGGCGCTGATCCTCCTCAACGTGGTGGTCATGATCCTGGTGCTCGGCCTCAACGAGCTGGGCGGCATGTTCATCCCGATCATCGGCCCGTGGCTCGGATGGATCGTGGCGTTCATCCTGCTGGGCGTGGTCTTTTTCATAACCTACAAACTGGTCATGCGCGGTATCGAAGAGTTCAAGATCTCGCCGGTTGAGCGGACCCGCAAGACGGTGCAGGAGGATATCGAGTGGGCGCAACAGCTGCTGACACGCAACGGGAAATAG
- the lepA gene encoding elongation factor 4, with protein sequence MIQAPAVRAASAASTAGDCVSSVVIHHHGALATAAASAWAQPSGLTVSQQTIRNFCIVAHIDHGKSTLADRLLEVTGTLSLREMSEQVLDAMDLERERGITIKAKAVRMQYRARDGQTYQLNLIDTPGHVDFAYEVSRSLAACEGAILVVDAAQGVEAQTLANVYLAVDHGLEIVPVINKIDLPNADPPRVMKEVEDVIGLPAADCILASAKQGTGVEDILEAIVQRMPSPKGSADSPLRALVFDSHYDAYKGVIAYVRVVDGAVAASDRIQMMANDTRAEVLEVGTFSPRMTLNDRLAAGEVGYIATGLKDVRELQVGDTITLASAPAKEPLPGYQPAKSMVFAGLYPTANDDYVLLREALEKLRLNDASLLYEPESSAALGFGFRCGFLGMLHMEIIRERLEREYNLDLLITAPSVEYHVYTTDGEMLSVDNPALLPPPNHIQRVEEPWVTLSIIVPSRYIGTLMELVQTRRGVYKKMDYLDEQRVLLAYEMPLAELIVDFHDQLKSRTQGYASLDYAFADYRPSDLVKLDIMVNQQPVDALSMIVHADKAYQNGRALVEKLRTLIPRQLFDVPLQAAIGSKIIARETIRAMRKNVLAKCYGGDITRKRKLLEKQAEGKRRMKRLGSVEIPQEAFMAVLSLRD encoded by the coding sequence ATGATTCAGGCGCCCGCCGTCAGAGCCGCCTCAGCGGCGAGCACGGCGGGCGATTGTGTGTCATCTGTTGTCATCCACCATCACGGCGCTTTGGCGACCGCTGCCGCGTCCGCGTGGGCGCAGCCGTCAGGACTGACAGTGTCCCAGCAGACCATTCGAAACTTCTGCATCGTGGCCCACATCGACCACGGCAAATCGACCCTGGCGGATCGGCTGCTGGAGGTCACCGGGACGCTGTCGCTGCGCGAGATGTCCGAGCAGGTGCTTGACGCGATGGACCTCGAGCGCGAGCGCGGCATCACCATCAAGGCGAAAGCCGTCCGGATGCAGTACCGCGCGCGCGACGGCCAGACCTATCAGCTGAACCTGATCGACACGCCGGGGCATGTGGACTTCGCCTACGAGGTCTCCCGCAGCCTGGCAGCCTGCGAGGGCGCGATCCTGGTCGTGGACGCGGCCCAGGGCGTCGAGGCGCAGACGCTGGCGAACGTCTATCTCGCCGTCGATCACGGGCTGGAGATCGTGCCGGTCATCAACAAGATCGACCTGCCGAACGCCGATCCGCCCCGCGTGATGAAGGAAGTGGAGGATGTCATCGGGCTGCCGGCCGCCGACTGCATCCTGGCCTCGGCCAAGCAGGGCACGGGCGTCGAGGACATCCTCGAAGCCATCGTTCAGCGGATGCCGTCGCCGAAGGGCAGCGCGGACAGCCCGCTGCGGGCGCTCGTGTTCGATTCGCACTACGACGCCTACAAGGGTGTGATCGCCTACGTGCGCGTCGTCGACGGCGCGGTGGCCGCGAGCGACCGCATCCAGATGATGGCGAACGATACACGCGCTGAGGTGCTCGAAGTCGGGACGTTCTCGCCGCGCATGACGCTGAACGACCGGCTGGCCGCGGGCGAGGTCGGCTACATCGCCACGGGCCTGAAGGATGTGCGCGAGCTCCAGGTCGGTGACACGATCACCCTGGCGAGCGCGCCCGCGAAGGAGCCGCTGCCGGGCTACCAGCCGGCCAAGTCGATGGTCTTCGCGGGCCTCTACCCGACCGCCAACGACGACTACGTGCTGCTGCGCGAGGCGCTTGAGAAGCTGCGCCTCAACGACGCCTCGCTCCTCTACGAGCCTGAGAGCTCGGCCGCGCTCGGGTTTGGATTCCGCTGCGGCTTCCTCGGGATGCTCCACATGGAGATCATCCGCGAGCGGCTGGAGCGCGAGTACAACCTCGATCTGCTGATCACCGCCCCGAGTGTGGAGTACCACGTCTACACCACGGACGGCGAGATGCTCTCGGTGGACAACCCGGCGCTGCTGCCCCCGCCGAACCACATCCAGCGGGTCGAAGAGCCGTGGGTGACCCTCAGCATCATCGTGCCGAGCCGCTACATCGGGACGTTGATGGAGCTGGTGCAGACGCGGCGCGGCGTCTACAAGAAGATGGACTACCTGGACGAGCAGCGGGTTCTGCTGGCGTACGAGATGCCGCTGGCCGAGCTGATCGTCGATTTCCACGACCAGTTGAAGTCGCGGACTCAGGGGTACGCTTCGCTGGACTACGCCTTTGCCGACTACCGACCCTCTGATCTCGTGAAGCTCGACATCATGGTGAACCAGCAGCCGGTGGACGCCCTCTCGATGATCGTCCACGCGGACAAGGCGTACCAGAACGGCCGGGCGCTGGTGGAGAAGCTGCGAACGCTGATCCCCCGCCAGCTGTTCGACGTGCCGTTGCAGGCCGCCATCGGCAGCAAGATCATCGCGCGGGAGACGATCCGTGCGATGCGGAAGAACGTGCTGGCGAAGTGCTACGGCGGCGACATCACCCGCAAGCGGAAGCTGCTGGAGAAGCAGGCCGAAGGCAAGCGGCGGATGAAGCGGCTCGGCAGCGTCGAGATCCCGCAGGAAGCGTTCATGGCCGTGCTGAGCTTGCGAGACTAG
- the tpx gene encoding thiol peroxidase, with protein sequence MAVERPGAASLRGNAFTVIGAELKPGDAAPDFNVVGAGMSSVTLKDTAGKVRIISTVPSLDTPVCSTETRKWESSRGDLGDIAMITISMDLPPAQARWTAENSVEHTVASSHKNEQFATDYGVLIKELRFLQRAVFVVGKDDKVKYVEYVQELPSEPDYDKAIAAAKAAS encoded by the coding sequence ATGGCCGTCGAGCGCCCAGGCGCCGCCAGCCTGCGTGGCAACGCATTCACCGTCATCGGGGCCGAGCTCAAGCCGGGCGATGCCGCGCCCGATTTCAACGTCGTCGGCGCGGGCATGTCGAGCGTGACCCTCAAGGACACGGCCGGCAAGGTCCGCATCATCTCGACCGTGCCCTCGCTGGACACGCCGGTCTGCAGCACCGAGACCCGGAAGTGGGAATCCTCGCGTGGCGATCTTGGCGACATCGCGATGATCACCATCAGCATGGATCTGCCGCCGGCCCAGGCCCGCTGGACCGCCGAGAACAGCGTCGAGCACACCGTGGCCTCGTCCCACAAGAACGAGCAGTTCGCGACCGACTACGGCGTGCTGATCAAGGAGCTGCGGTTCCTGCAGCGGGCGGTCTTCGTCGTCGGCAAGGACGACAAGGTCAAGTACGTCGAGTACGTGCAGGAGCTGCCCAGCGAGCCGGACTACGACAAGGCCATCGCGGCTGCGAAGGCCGCCAGCTAG
- the queG gene encoding tRNA epoxyqueuosine(34) reductase QueG: MHDTPEQRIKALAAELGFRPVGIADAEPFDLDLGRMLTWLDQGRQAGMGWLTPERARAACDPSTLLDGATSLIVVGAPYAPAGERLRASDGRDKHDPDARRRGVVARYARGVDYHDVMKERLTALAAFVRELGGADSRTRVFVDSSPLLERAAAVRAGLGFIGKNTNLLTREAGSFLLLGAILTTVPLEPDRPVPQDCGSCRLCLDACPTGALPEPFVLDANRCISYLTIEHRDAIPTELRAGIGSLVFGCDICQQVCPWNWGSRPPGWPEFSSAEDGGYPDPRELLSLDDAAFRERYRRTPLWRTKRRGLGRNAAVALGNVGTAADLPALAAALEDPEPLVRGHAAWAIGRIGSESGQQALRDALAVETEADVLDELSAALSKLTGLTTADPPSGQDGNRPPHLCRAHKEAAEPD, encoded by the coding sequence ATGCATGACACGCCCGAGCAGCGCATCAAAGCGCTCGCAGCCGAGCTGGGCTTCCGGCCGGTCGGCATCGCCGACGCCGAGCCGTTCGACCTCGATCTCGGGCGGATGCTGACCTGGCTCGATCAGGGCAGGCAGGCCGGCATGGGCTGGCTGACGCCGGAGCGCGCCCGCGCCGCCTGTGACCCGTCGACCCTCCTCGACGGCGCAACGTCGCTGATCGTGGTCGGCGCGCCGTACGCGCCGGCCGGCGAGCGCCTGAGAGCATCAGACGGTCGCGACAAGCACGATCCTGATGCACGCCGACGGGGCGTCGTGGCCCGCTACGCCCGGGGCGTTGACTATCACGACGTGATGAAGGAGCGCCTGACGGCCCTGGCGGCCTTCGTGCGCGAGCTTGGCGGCGCGGACAGCCGCACGCGCGTCTTCGTAGACTCCAGCCCGCTGTTGGAGCGGGCCGCGGCCGTCCGGGCGGGGCTGGGTTTCATCGGCAAGAACACCAACCTGTTGACCCGCGAGGCCGGCTCGTTCCTGCTGCTCGGCGCGATCCTCACGACCGTCCCGCTGGAGCCTGACCGGCCGGTCCCGCAGGACTGCGGCTCCTGCCGGCTCTGCCTGGACGCCTGCCCCACTGGCGCACTGCCCGAACCGTTCGTGCTCGATGCCAATCGATGCATCTCCTATTTGACCATCGAGCACCGCGACGCCATCCCGACCGAGCTTCGGGCCGGCATCGGCAGCCTCGTATTCGGCTGCGACATCTGTCAGCAGGTCTGCCCCTGGAACTGGGGCAGCCGGCCGCCCGGGTGGCCGGAGTTCTCCAGCGCCGAGGACGGCGGATACCCGGACCCCAGAGAGTTGCTCTCGCTGGACGACGCGGCGTTCCGCGAGCGCTACCGGCGGACTCCGCTCTGGCGCACGAAGCGCCGGGGGCTGGGGCGCAACGCCGCTGTCGCGCTGGGGAACGTCGGGACGGCGGCCGATCTGCCGGCGCTGGCAGCCGCGCTCGAGGATCCCGAGCCGCTGGTCCGAGGCCACGCCGCCTGGGCCATCGGCCGGATCGGCTCCGAGAGCGGGCAGCAGGCGCTGCGGGACGCGCTGGCCGTTGAGACCGAAGCCGATGTCCTGGACGAACTGTCCGCCGCACTTTCGAAGCTGACCGGCCTGACGACTGCCGATCCGCCGAGCGGCCAGGACGGTAACCGCCCGCCGCACCTGTGCCGAGCACACAAAGAAGCCGCCGAACCAGACTGA
- a CDS encoding DUF4340 domain-containing protein codes for MSPRVTLGLLAILLALGTYVYFGPVQDNPASPAANPGAAAGVPTPKPPDPTLELWAVAEEQIQSVTVTRGSQQAGVERDGEGWKLLPGGGPADRLRVNSLVFRLSTVRATYRVPNPGNDAEFGLNAPSLTAAIGLADGGRIGLTVGTKAVAETGTYARKVGDPAIYLVTNALVQDLERLVTEPPAPPSPTPLAVPAAAVTPSPNP; via the coding sequence ATGAGTCCTCGCGTCACACTCGGCCTGCTGGCCATCCTGCTGGCCCTCGGTACGTACGTCTACTTCGGACCCGTCCAGGACAATCCGGCCAGCCCGGCTGCCAATCCGGGCGCGGCGGCCGGCGTCCCCACGCCGAAGCCCCCCGATCCGACCCTTGAGCTGTGGGCTGTCGCCGAGGAGCAGATTCAGAGCGTCACCGTCACCCGTGGCAGCCAGCAGGCTGGCGTCGAGCGCGATGGTGAGGGCTGGAAGCTGCTGCCGGGCGGTGGGCCGGCCGACCGTCTGCGCGTCAACAGCCTGGTGTTTCGGCTGTCCACGGTGCGGGCGACGTACCGGGTGCCGAATCCCGGCAATGACGCCGAATTTGGGCTGAACGCGCCGTCGTTAACGGCAGCCATCGGGCTGGCGGACGGCGGGCGGATCGGTCTGACGGTCGGCACGAAGGCCGTGGCCGAGACGGGGACGTACGCGCGCAAGGTCGGCGATCCGGCCATCTACCTCGTGACGAACGCCCTGGTGCAGGATCTCGAACGGCTGGTCACCGAGCCGCCGGCGCCACCATCGCCGACGCCGCTCGCCGTGCCCGCAGCGGCTGTGACGCCTTCACCGAATCCTTAG
- a CDS encoding GldG family protein — translation MSDPTPPARRRRAAPEARRRFALTPDTFKVPLAVVGALLILAGGSYYIILGGFDTTARVITAAGILLLGVSVAIDPEALWGKLTTRNMLLGGNTLLIAAIFIGILVFVNILGARRPQRWDLTAAKSLSLSEETVQVVSNLPQPVQAIVFADAMDSRKSEIENQLYEMQVRSNGMLTYEVIDPRDAPQVAGQLGVRELGTTVLVMGDRRQQVTGTREADFTTGLIKLVRPNPRKAYITTGHQERRFEGFDQDSYGQLKQQFESRNFTVESLSLFTTPEVPQDANLVVIAGPRTPFNDAEIQALSAYIDRGGDMLVMVDPATDSGLAPLLAKWGIEAGRQYVAEGDQRLTARSPFLPVVADLASHPVTDKLRSMGLFYLFAVPTYLTVPQQPPAGWRITPIARTSPQSWAESDDTAIRNPGNAKFDEGVEQQGPFNLAVVVEQAAAPTAPGAPPTPDTGEPKSRVMIVSTSQLGSNSVLGFGAQLGNADLVLNAASWLVGDDDLVSIRPREPDDRTLFLTQAQKMFVMLSSIVLVPALVLSVGVLVWWKRR, via the coding sequence ATGAGTGATCCGACGCCGCCTGCTCGGCGACGGCGTGCCGCGCCGGAAGCGCGCCGCCGGTTTGCGCTCACCCCCGACACGTTCAAGGTGCCGCTGGCCGTCGTCGGCGCGCTCCTGATCCTGGCCGGAGGCAGCTACTACATCATCCTGGGCGGCTTCGATACCACCGCCCGCGTCATCACGGCGGCCGGCATCCTGCTGCTCGGCGTCTCGGTCGCCATCGACCCGGAAGCGCTGTGGGGCAAGCTGACCACCCGCAACATGCTGCTGGGTGGCAACACGCTGCTGATCGCCGCCATCTTCATCGGCATCCTGGTGTTCGTCAACATCCTTGGTGCGCGCCGGCCGCAGCGGTGGGACTTGACGGCTGCGAAGTCGCTGTCGCTGTCCGAGGAGACGGTCCAGGTCGTCTCGAACCTGCCGCAACCGGTGCAGGCCATCGTCTTCGCCGACGCGATGGACAGCCGAAAGTCCGAGATCGAGAACCAGCTGTACGAGATGCAGGTCCGCTCAAACGGCATGCTCACCTACGAGGTCATCGACCCGCGCGACGCTCCCCAGGTGGCCGGCCAGCTCGGCGTCCGCGAGCTCGGCACGACGGTCCTGGTCATGGGTGACCGTCGCCAGCAGGTGACGGGCACCCGCGAGGCTGACTTCACGACCGGGCTGATCAAGCTGGTCAGGCCCAACCCACGCAAGGCCTACATCACGACGGGACACCAGGAGCGCCGTTTCGAGGGCTTCGACCAGGACAGCTACGGCCAGTTGAAGCAGCAGTTCGAATCGCGCAACTTCACCGTTGAGTCGCTGAGCCTGTTCACGACGCCAGAGGTCCCCCAGGACGCCAACCTCGTGGTGATCGCCGGGCCGCGCACGCCGTTCAACGATGCTGAGATCCAGGCGCTGTCGGCGTACATCGACCGTGGCGGCGACATGCTGGTGATGGTCGATCCGGCCACGGATTCCGGGTTGGCCCCGCTCCTCGCGAAGTGGGGGATCGAGGCCGGCCGCCAGTACGTGGCCGAGGGTGACCAGCGACTGACCGCCCGGTCACCGTTCCTGCCGGTCGTGGCGGACCTGGCCTCCCATCCCGTCACGGATAAGCTCCGGTCGATGGGCCTGTTCTACCTGTTCGCGGTGCCGACCTACCTGACCGTCCCGCAGCAGCCGCCGGCCGGCTGGCGTATCACGCCGATCGCCAGGACCAGCCCGCAAAGCTGGGCCGAGAGCGACGACACGGCCATCCGCAACCCTGGCAACGCGAAGTTCGACGAGGGCGTGGAGCAACAGGGACCGTTCAACCTCGCCGTGGTCGTGGAGCAGGCCGCGGCGCCGACGGCTCCCGGTGCGCCGCCGACCCCCGATACCGGCGAGCCGAAGTCGCGGGTGATGATCGTCTCGACCTCCCAGCTTGGCAGCAACTCGGTGCTGGGTTTCGGCGCGCAGCTCGGCAACGCCGATCTCGTCCTGAACGCGGCCTCGTGGCTGGTCGGCGACGACGATCTCGTCTCGATTCGCCCGCGCGAGCCAGATGACCGCACGCTGTTCCTGACCCAGGCCCAGAAGATGTTCGTGATGCTCTCGTCCATCGTGCTGGTGCCGGCGCTGGTGCTGAGCGTCGGCGTGCTGGTCTGGTGGAAGCGGCGGTAA
- a CDS encoding ABC transporter permease, producing MTTTLAIAERELRSIFASTIAWVLIAAFMAITGILFTAILLNANEATLRFLFSNISVIFLFVGPFLTMRLLAEENRLGTVELLLTNPVRDVEVVIGKFLGVMGVILAMLGLTLYYPLLLFIFGTPDPGPIVSGYVGAVLSSAALASIGLLFSSMTENQMVAAFVAFATNLALWLSDALSNFVGKPVSDAMKFLSITGHMQDFSRGVVDSSHVIFFLSIVAASLFLTYLSLQSRRWRA from the coding sequence ATGACCACCACCCTCGCCATCGCCGAGCGCGAGCTGCGAAGCATCTTCGCCTCGACCATCGCCTGGGTGCTGATCGCCGCGTTCATGGCGATCACCGGCATCCTCTTCACGGCGATCCTGCTGAACGCCAACGAGGCGACCCTTCGCTTCCTGTTCAGCAACATCAGCGTGATCTTCCTGTTCGTCGGGCCGTTCCTCACCATGCGCTTGCTCGCTGAGGAGAACCGCCTTGGCACCGTCGAGCTGTTGCTGACCAACCCCGTCCGCGATGTCGAGGTCGTCATCGGCAAGTTCCTCGGTGTGATGGGCGTGATCCTGGCGATGCTCGGCTTGACGCTCTACTACCCGCTCCTCCTGTTCATCTTCGGGACGCCAGACCCCGGCCCGATCGTCAGCGGGTACGTCGGCGCGGTTCTCTCGTCGGCGGCGCTGGCCTCGATCGGCCTGCTCTTCTCCTCGATGACTGAGAACCAGATGGTCGCGGCGTTCGTCGCCTTCGCTACGAACCTGGCGCTCTGGCTGAGCGACGCGCTCTCCAACTTCGTCGGCAAGCCGGTCAGCGACGCCATGAAGTTCCTGAGTATCACTGGACACATGCAGGACTTCTCACGGGGCGTGGTCGATTCCAGCCACGTGATCTTCTTCCTGAGCATCGTGGCCGCCAGCCTGTTTCTGACGTACCTCTCGCTGCAGTCGCGCCGCTGGCGTGCCTGA
- a CDS encoding ATP-binding cassette domain-containing protein encodes MIDVQSLTKDYGARRAISDISFKVERGEVLGFLGPNGAGKTTTMRIITGYMPPTSGTVSVGEFDIFRHSIEARRRIGYLPESVPLYTDMTVGAYLDFMSKIKGVPRNRRGEQRDRVMEATHIEDRRGQLIGKLSKGYRQRVGLAQALLGDPDVLILDEPTVGLDPRQITDVRELIKGFGKDHAVILSTHILPEVSMVCSRVLIVDGGRVVAEDTPENLMRQLRGTDAIQVAVRGPRADVLAALKAVPKVVTVTEAAGSPSDEVATYTVAAVEQADIREDLAKAVVDGGFGLQELRMAGVSLEDVFLRLTTDDTDHEVSDDDEDEEAA; translated from the coding sequence ATGATCGACGTACAGAGTTTAACCAAAGACTACGGGGCTCGCCGCGCTATCAGCGACATCTCGTTCAAGGTCGAGCGTGGCGAGGTGCTCGGGTTTCTCGGCCCGAACGGCGCTGGCAAGACCACGACGATGCGCATCATCACCGGCTACATGCCGCCCACCAGCGGCACCGTGTCGGTCGGTGAGTTTGACATCTTCCGGCACTCGATTGAGGCGCGCCGGCGCATCGGCTACCTCCCGGAGTCGGTGCCGCTCTACACCGACATGACCGTTGGCGCGTACCTTGACTTCATGTCCAAGATCAAGGGCGTCCCGCGCAACCGCCGAGGCGAGCAGCGCGACCGCGTCATGGAAGCCACCCACATCGAGGACCGACGCGGCCAGCTCATCGGCAAGCTGTCGAAGGGGTATCGGCAACGCGTCGGGCTGGCCCAGGCGCTGCTCGGGGATCCTGATGTGCTGATCCTGGACGAGCCAACCGTTGGTCTGGACCCGCGCCAGATCACCGACGTGCGCGAGTTGATCAAGGGCTTCGGGAAGGATCACGCCGTCATCCTGAGCACCCACATCCTCCCCGAGGTCAGCATGGTCTGCTCGCGGGTGCTGATCGTGGACGGCGGGCGGGTGGTGGCCGAGGACACGCCCGAGAACCTGATGCGGCAGCTGCGTGGTACGGACGCCATTCAGGTGGCGGTGCGCGGCCCGAGGGCTGACGTGCTGGCAGCGCTCAAGGCCGTCCCGAAGGTGGTGACGGTGACGGAGGCCGCCGGCTCGCCGTCCGACGAGGTCGCGACCTACACCGTCGCGGCCGTCGAGCAGGCGGACATCCGCGAGGATCTCGCGAAGGCCGTCGTGGACGGCGGCTTCGGGCTGCAAGAGCTGCGGATGGCCGGCGTCAGCCTGGAAGACGTCTTCCTGCGCCTGACCACCGACGACACCGATCACGAAGTCTCAGACGACGACGAAGACGAGGAAGCTGCATGA
- a CDS encoding class F sortase: MAGSPTRLPWGLSTILGGLLLTSGVLFLAYSVATYFELTPGSKVVVPKPVALEQPRPTATPAPPTPTLSTGPTAVPTMRPAPTRATQNVVTAKPTLRPVTGAMLAPPAEWVYATPMPVADADDRPYWGTRPRPGMATHLEIPTIDLATDVTEGGVITNKQGQLEWQTVPFIAVQYREMSPVGAQGNAVISGHVVTIAEGNVFRNLYKVNIGDEVQVVTADGHFTYTVDDVKLVKPNNIEVMSQSPNPMLTLITCGGEFDTKSRTFSDRLIVTSRLTDWQRNDATARAAESALP, translated from the coding sequence TTGGCGGGGTCACCAACGCGTCTCCCCTGGGGACTCTCCACCATCCTCGGCGGGCTGCTCCTGACGTCCGGCGTCCTGTTCCTGGCGTACTCGGTTGCGACCTACTTTGAGTTGACGCCGGGCAGCAAGGTGGTCGTGCCGAAGCCGGTGGCGCTCGAACAGCCGCGTCCGACGGCCACGCCGGCCCCGCCGACGCCGACGCTCTCGACCGGGCCAACCGCCGTTCCCACGATGCGGCCCGCCCCCACCCGTGCGACACAGAACGTCGTCACCGCGAAGCCGACCCTGCGCCCCGTCACCGGGGCGATGCTCGCGCCGCCGGCCGAATGGGTCTACGCGACGCCGATGCCCGTGGCGGACGCCGACGACCGCCCGTACTGGGGCACGCGGCCCCGGCCCGGCATGGCGACGCACCTTGAGATCCCGACTATCGACCTGGCGACTGACGTCACCGAAGGCGGCGTCATCACCAACAAACAGGGTCAGCTTGAATGGCAGACGGTCCCGTTCATCGCCGTGCAGTACCGCGAGATGTCGCCGGTCGGCGCGCAGGGCAACGCGGTCATCTCGGGGCACGTCGTGACCATCGCGGAAGGAAACGTCTTCCGGAACCTCTACAAGGTGAACATTGGCGACGAGGTTCAGGTCGTGACGGCCGATGGGCACTTCACCTACACCGTCGACGACGTGAAGCTCGTGAAGCCGAACAACATCGAGGTGATGTCGCAGTCGCCAAACCCGATGCTCACGCTCATCACCTGCGGCGGCGAGTTCGACACGAAATCGCGGACATTCAGCGACCGGCTCATCGTGACGAGCCGGCTGACCGACTGGCAACGCAACGATGCCACAGCCCGGGCCGCCGAGAGCGCCCTGCCGTGA